The DNA segment ATTTTATCACAACATAAAAACTAAACAACTATAATTTTATATTTTTTAATAGTTTATCTTACTAAAAATTAGAGATAGTATTTTTAATTGTATAATGAAATTTTTTATATAAGCAATATTTATAACCTCGTGCATCCAATGTCTTATAATGTAAAAAAACCAGAGCCACACACCTACTTAAGATGTGACTCTGGTCGAATCCACAATATATTTTTAAAGGTTAATGTTCCAATTCATTGTTAAGCCAATCTACAATTTCTCCAAAAATACTGTAATTATACGAACTTTCATTCAATATCTCGTGTTGTAAACCATCGTATATATGAATAGATTTATGTTTAGATCCTATTTGTTCAAACAGTTGCAATGAATCTCTATAGCTCACCAAGCCATCTTCTTTACCATGTAGAATCAGCACATTATCTGTGAACTGTTCAGCATTTGCTTTTAAGTAATCTATACCGTCCATTAATGTAAAGACAAGCCCCATAGAAATACGTTTCGCATTTAAATCATCTTGTTCATATTTTCTAATCACTTCTGGGTCACTACACACACCGTCACCTAATTCATTGTCAAAATAACTTTGCGGTGACAAATTTTGGTCAGGCGTACCAAACAGCTTAGTATTATAACGTGTCAGTGCGCCCGTCGTGATGATTCCGTCCACTTGATTTGGATATTTCGTACCAAATAACGTAACTGTATAACCACCCATACTATGCCCTAGTAAATAAACTGGCCCTTCAAAGTGTTGTTTTACAAATGATAATACTGTCGATAAATCTTCAGTTATTTCATCTACGCGACTATAATATGTTTCTTGACCGCCTGATCGACCATGTCCTCTCTGGTCATATCGGATAACATTAAATTCATTAATATTTAAAAAGTCCGTAACTGCATCATATCTCTCTAATGATTCTGCTAAACCATGGGCTATAATGACATTTGCTTTAGGCTGGGCGACATCATTAATTTTCGTATAAATACGCGTTTCATCGTCCGAAGTTAAATATTTAATATAGTTCACACCATCTACCCCTTTTTGTCATGTCGTTAGTCTGTTATACCCTGGTTTTCAACTAATTAAAATATTTCTAATTAGACGTGCTATATTTTTAAATTTAAAAAAGCGTTACTGGTTCCCATGTGCAATATTCAATCCACGATATCGATTCAACGTGCCACAGAATTCTTGTTTTCTTGGTAAAGCTAAGTTACCAGGATGACCATCATGAGGTGAAATCGCATCTAATCCATGCGTTTCAATATAGTTGTACAATTTATCGGCCGCTTCTGCTAACGTATCTTGATCATTAAGCAGATGTTTTTGATAGTAATCAATCATCATTCCAAGTGCTTGCGTTTGACTATGGTCTACCAATTGCTCTAAACCAGTAATATCAATCGGCTCTTTACCATACATTATCGTATACTTACCTTTAACTTTAAATCGATCGTCTTTACCACGTTTAGAAAAGCTAGAGCGTAGCGGAGTTCTGTGCGGAATGTCACCAAATGATTGTTGTTTCGCTTCTTTATTAGTTTCCGCTTCTGATTGAACAATCGCTTTGGCATCTGAAGTGACATCTTTCAATACATATTCATCCATCATCAACACGTTGTCTGCTACATCAAAGTAATCTCCAGAACCACCAACAATTAATATAGTAGAAACATGATAATCATCGTATAAAGGAGCTACCTTACTAGCAAATGGTGTGATAGGTTCTTTATCTGGTGCGATCAATTGTTGCATACGCGCATCTCGAATCATAAAGTTAGTCGCAGATGTATCTTCATCTATGAGTAATAGTGAAGATTGTGCTTCCAAGGCTTCCATCACATTGGCTGCTTGTGATGTACTACCACTGGCATTTTCAGTCGTAAATTGTTGTGTATCCTTTTTACCTGGAAGGTTATCTATGAATGGACTAATATTCACGCTTTCTATATGACGACCATCTTCAGCACGTATCTTCATCGCATCGTTACGTGTAATCACATATTCACGACCATCGCCAACAATGTGATTGTAAACGCCACGTTCGAGTGCTTCGAGAATCGTAGACTTACCATGGAAACCACCGCCGACGATTAACGTAATACCTTCAGGAATACCCATGCCTTTCAACTGCTTACCACTTGGTAATGACATATTGATTTCATAACGTTCAGGACTCGTAAATGACACTGCATTTGATAATGGTTGATCTGACACACCACTTTTACGCGGTAGTACAGCATCATTACCAATAAATGCGACAAGTCCTTGTGTTTCTAATTGTTGTCTTATATATTCTTGATCTAACATTAACGTAACTTGTTCTTCTAAAGCTTTATGGTCAAATTGATGGTACATTAAACCTTTTTGTACGATCTGTGGCAGTGTATCAATAATCGTATGCATCGCTGCTTTACCTAATATTTTACGTCCCGCTGCTGGTAAACCAACTTCAATTCGTGCTTCAATTTGACGTTCACCTATTACAACCGCACTGCGCTCTAACATTTCTTGTCCACAACGATCTATAGAAATATTCATTCGTTTATTACCACTTTGGTTGTGTCGAATCGCTTGATGAAAAGTTCTAGCCAGAAAGTCAGAAACTGCAATACGCTTCGCTTTAGAATCCAATAGTTCATTTGGTATTTCAGTTGTATCTCGGTCGATAATCACACGCATCTTTGAAGGTGGTGCGTATGGATCTACTTGTACATGATCAATCGCAAGTTGAAACGTTTTAAATTGATATGTTCCCTTCAAACGTTTATAAGCGCCATACTTTTGCCCATCTAAGGACAATAATTGCTTCTTAAGTGATTGTTCATCTTTCACTGAAAAAACTCCTTCATTCAAAGTCTATTAAATTAAGTTTCAGCCCCTAGTTATACGCTTAATTCAACTTAATTATTGTAACATGATTAGATTTAATCAAAAATGAAAGATACTGTGTTCTATATTTTAATATCTGATGAATTATAAAATTTTAAAAAAGACTAAATATAATAACTCAATAAATAAAAGAACCCTACACGCCTATGTGTGAAGGGTTCATATATGTTTAGGGCTATGTTCAAGTCGCTAGCCCTTTGATATATTTAATATTTTATGAAAATAATACTTTCACTACATTGAAGAATGATTCGATTAATTCAGGAATTGAAGCAGTCATCACAAGACCTCCTTTATCATTTCTAAAATCAAATTTAACCTACTACATGTTCGGCTTTCACGGCGTCTTCAGCAATACCGCCCCATAATTTCTTTAATTCTTCTGCATCTACATTTTGTTCTGTTTTGTCATGACCTACGAAATCACTGTGATCCCAGTCATGTCTTGTTGGTGTCACTTGCCAGATACCTTTTTGAACTTGATCAGTAGCAGCTGTGCTATTTTCACCAAATGGATGTTGTGCTGAAATCACTGAAACGAGTCCGTCATTTTCACGCCATTCTTTCTCAGGCACCTTACCAATGACGTTGGCCGTTAAGATTTTAGATAGTGCCATATGGATATCTGCTTTTTGCTCACCGTTAAGTCCTTCATATGTAGACTCACCAGTGTAAGTTTTATAAACGATATTAGGATTTAAAGTCGTTTTATTATTAAGTTCTTCTGCACCTTGTGTAGTTAAATCATAGAAAGCATTATCTTTTGTAGTCCAAATCTTGCTCGTCTTCTTCACGCGATCAACATATTCAAGATATGTCTCATCTTCACGTTGTTTAAGACCCCATTGTGATAAACCAAAATCAACTTTAGCCGTTTTACTACCATTTAACGTAATGTAATCGTAAGCCACTTGTCTAATAAAGTCTTCATTACCTAATAAATCAGCAGCGTGCGTACCGTTATGTGGTGTCACAACTGTAGTAATTGAAGATACCATATTATCATGTCCACCTTGATATAAAGGTGAAATTTCACCGCCGTGTTGTCTTTGGTATTCAATTTCTTCTTGATTACCGTTTCTCAACATTTCTTCTAAATAACGTACAGTTTGACCACCCATACTATGGCCTACGAGGTGCACCTTTTGACCTGGTTGCCAATCTTTATAAACACCTTCGTATGTCTTACCGTAACGAGCGTGTCCGTATTTTTCTGCATGGGCAGCACCATAGTCGACAGTACCACCTTTAATGTAATAATAGAGCTCTACTGCGCGGTCATAGTTACTTCCATAAGCACTAATACTCGCTTGGTAAGACTCGTATCCATTATTTTCTAAATATTGTCCGATATCTAATACTTCTCCGCCCCAGTTATTTTCACCGTCTGCATTTTCACCGACGAAACTATTGAATCCATGAACTAAAATGATTGGATCTTCATTTTTGTATTCCGCTTGCTTTGCAACTTTATTTGTTTGATCTGTCGTTGCTTCTGGCGTGAGCTTAGTATTGTTGTTATTTGTCGTTGCTTGTGAATTAGCTTTTAAAGCAGCAAGTTCTTTCTGTTGTTGTTTATCATCTTGATTTTGAGAACTTCCAGGTAACATTGGTGTATTTTCTAAATCTTCAAGTGAAACAGTACGATTGGGTTGCTGTTGCGTAGTTGGTCTATCTTGTGTTTGTTCACTTGTACGTTCACCTGCTAACGGGAAACGATTCTCATCATTTCGATTTTCTTCTGATTGTTGAGACGTGTCTTCAGTAGGAACCTCTTCTGTCTGTTGTGTGTATTGATCCTCTGAAGTCGATTCTTCTGTGGAAGCTACTTCGCTAGATGATGTTTCTGTTTCATTTGATTGAGATACATCGTGTGGTTCATCTGTTTTAGGTTGTGCTTCAGTTGCTTTCTCCTCAGTTGAATCTTCTTGTGACTTTTCTAATGAAGATGTGTCTTCTTCACCTTCTGAAGGTTGTTGTTCTGTTCTTTCATCGTCTTTAGTTGATGCTTCTTTCGTTGATTCTTCTTCGTTATTTTGTTCGTCTTCAGATGAATCATTGTCACCCTTAGATTCTGATGGTTGATTTTCTTCAGTTTGTGGTGCTTCCTCTGTTTGCG comes from the Staphylococcus hsinchuensis genome and includes:
- a CDS encoding ABC-ATPase domain-containing protein — encoded protein: MKDEQSLKKQLLSLDGQKYGAYKRLKGTYQFKTFQLAIDHVQVDPYAPPSKMRVIIDRDTTEIPNELLDSKAKRIAVSDFLARTFHQAIRHNQSGNKRMNISIDRCGQEMLERSAVVIGERQIEARIEVGLPAAGRKILGKAAMHTIIDTLPQIVQKGLMYHQFDHKALEEQVTLMLDQEYIRQQLETQGLVAFIGNDAVLPRKSGVSDQPLSNAVSFTSPERYEINMSLPSGKQLKGMGIPEGITLIVGGGFHGKSTILEALERGVYNHIVGDGREYVITRNDAMKIRAEDGRHIESVNISPFIDNLPGKKDTQQFTTENASGSTSQAANVMEALEAQSSLLLIDEDTSATNFMIRDARMQQLIAPDKEPITPFASKVAPLYDDYHVSTILIVGGSGDYFDVADNVLMMDEYVLKDVTSDAKAIVQSEAETNKEAKQQSFGDIPHRTPLRSSFSKRGKDDRFKVKGKYTIMYGKEPIDITGLEQLVDHSQTQALGMMIDYYQKHLLNDQDTLAEAADKLYNYIETHGLDAISPHDGHPGNLALPRKQEFCGTLNRYRGLNIAHGNQ
- the lip gene encoding YSIRK-targeted triacylglycerol lipase; this encodes MKTRQNKYSIRKFSVGTASALIGALLFIGGGQAQAEESQEQTSPETTQAQSIDNKSDETQQSHSTTQDNQPTIHKAQKPSQSENKQKNETITSDKHSENSDENKRLQQQEHSNVDHSRQETPKSSEQTSSETQPSSKKTDDTTSEVTDKHSDKKENQQEGLSDDQQKNAKQEDRSDAEQLNEDKGFNTQLYDHKEEQTNKKSEHQPRAEKEDKAQTEKEEATQTSEINDEDKSTETQPTSHVSTEHTSKSDETTTEDKDEKDVATKDSTETQTEEAPQTEENQPSESKGDNDSSEDEQNNEEESTKEASTKDDERTEQQPSEGEEDTSSLEKSQEDSTEEKATEAQPKTDEPHDVSQSNETETSSSEVASTEESTSEDQYTQQTEEVPTEDTSQQSEENRNDENRFPLAGERTSEQTQDRPTTQQQPNRTVSLEDLENTPMLPGSSQNQDDKQQQKELAALKANSQATTNNNNTKLTPEATTDQTNKVAKQAEYKNEDPIILVHGFNSFVGENADGENNWGGEVLDIGQYLENNGYESYQASISAYGSNYDRAVELYYYIKGGTVDYGAAHAEKYGHARYGKTYEGVYKDWQPGQKVHLVGHSMGGQTVRYLEEMLRNGNQEEIEYQRQHGGEISPLYQGGHDNMVSSITTVVTPHNGTHAADLLGNEDFIRQVAYDYITLNGSKTAKVDFGLSQWGLKQREDETYLEYVDRVKKTSKIWTTKDNAFYDLTTQGAEELNNKTTLNPNIVYKTYTGESTYEGLNGEQKADIHMALSKILTANVIGKVPEKEWRENDGLVSVISAQHPFGENSTAATDQVQKGIWQVTPTRHDWDHSDFVGHDKTEQNVDAEELKKLWGGIAEDAVKAEHVVG
- a CDS encoding alpha/beta hydrolase — protein: MNYIKYLTSDDETRIYTKINDVAQPKANVIIAHGLAESLERYDAVTDFLNINEFNVIRYDQRGHGRSGGQETYYSRVDEITEDLSTVLSFVKQHFEGPVYLLGHSMGGYTVTLFGTKYPNQVDGIITTGALTRYNTKLFGTPDQNLSPQSYFDNELGDGVCSDPEVIRKYEQDDLNAKRISMGLVFTLMDGIDYLKANAEQFTDNVLILHGKEDGLVSYRDSLQLFEQIGSKHKSIHIYDGLQHEILNESSYNYSIFGEIVDWLNNELEH